The window TTGGCTGCTGTGGCGGAACCGACGTGGGATACGGTTGAGGAGCAACAGAACGAGGTTCTTGGGACGATGGTCTCGTTAGTGAGAATGGCTCTCGAGGGCCTCCGCCGTGGCTAAGCTGCTGTCGATGGCCACCATACGGTTCGTAACGATGGAGTGGTGCTTCAGATTCCTGCTTCATTCTCATCGAttgctgctctgcttgtCGGagttctctctccctctccctctcgcgCTCACGTTCacgctccatctccatttcCCTTTCACGcatgagctgctgctgttgttgctgctgctgttgctcccTATGTTGCTGCTccctgtgctgctgctctctgtgttgctgctctctttgttgctgctctCTGTACCGCTTCTCCATATTCATCCGGTCTAGCTGAACAGCACGTTCACGTTCAGCGAGGACATCGGAATGTGCTGGTTGCAGAGGCTGTGCCACAGACAAGGGGCGAGAGTCTCGGAGTTCTGGAACTTGGCTGGCAGAAGGTTTCTGCGGTAGCGGGACTCGCTGGGGTTGAGCAGGCTCGCGCTCGCGTTCTGGAAAGCCAAAGGGTGGCAACGCTTGGTGCAAGGTACGGGCATTGGGGGATATGGCTTGCTGCGTAGCCTGGGGCACTGGATGAGACGGTACAGCAAGAGGTGCCTGGTTAGGTTGTGCTAGAGGAGCCTGGACCGGAGCCTGGGCAATCGGTACTCCGTAACTAGGTATATGCTGCGTTTGCCTCAATGGCTGAGGAGGCGCGGGTTCAACCTTGGGCTGTGGAAGATCGCCATGAGGGTCGGCAACTCCTGGAGCCACCGCAATAGGCCTCGAGGTACCAGATGCGGTGCCTTCAAATCTCCTACCACGCCCACCGGTAGTGGGCACAGGAGGATCAggccttttctctcctctaGCTCGCTTCGCATCCGCCTCTTGAGCAATCGCCTCCCATTCTGGTTTCCCAGAATCCTTCTGTCGAACGTAATAATTCTTCACCTATTGGTGTGATTCCACATTAGTAAACATTCTCAGCCTAGGAAAAAAGGATACATACCATGACTGTTGTCTTTGAACCCATGTATTTCGCAATTGCTGACCAATCAGTACCGAATGCTCTTAGAAGGTGTGGGAAGTCATTGGCTTCAGACACGCTCCAATAGCTCGATGCCTGAGATAGCTGCTTCCGTTCAGGAATGTTCTGCGTCAAGTTGAAAGTGGTGAtagatgatggaggaggtggcggtGGTTCTGGTCGAAGTGAAGGTGCTGCCATGACTTCGGTGATAGATCCAGGGACGGCTACAGGCTTTGGCCTCTCAATGAGCTGTGGCTGTGGCACGGCAAACGGCGCCTGGATACCCGCTTGCAAGGGCTGTTCGTACTGCACCGGCAAACGATGAGGATCGGAAGGAGGAGGGCCCGACAGGTATTCCGCAGCCACCGGGCGGGAATCGGCTCGGCCTCTTCCTTTCCCGGCTGCGGGTCCCGGCGCGGCTGCGAGAGTTTGGTTTGGCTTGGacgccttggcctctttgtccttttccttctccttaTCTTTGTCCTTATCCTTGGCCTTTCGTCTTCCCTTCCTTCCATCCACCTTTTCGGGCTGGTCACCTCTagaagcagcagatgccCCACGACGCCCAGGAGTTGCAGCAGGGGTGCTCTCGCCGTCCGTCTGAGGCTGTTCGAAGTTCCACGtaggagcagcagctcgtcgtGGCCTTCGCCTTTCTCCATTCTCGCCGTTTTCCTGAGgtgtctcttctccttccgGCTCGCCGTTGCCGAGCTCCGAGACCAAGGCGCTGGATCTCTGTTTGCCCCGACCACCCTTCTTCCGCCTCTTCGGCTGCTTCTTTAACTTCTCTTTGAGGTTGAGCTCTCCTTTCATCAGATAATAATACTGAATGCAGGCGCGGAAGTCACGATTTGGAAGTGCCTCAGCAATCTTACCCCATTGCTTGGGACACTCCAGATAGCGCTTCTCGAAAAGatgggcttcctcttctgtgAAGTTGTTGACGGGTTGAAACACATGCCATGCAGAAACAAGCTTTTCTGGGGGGGTGAATCCCGACCGATCAAGGTACTGAACTTGTTGCTTTTCCAAATCATCCCAGTACATGTCTGGAATTACAGCTTCCTTGTCGCTGCGATACTTTTCCTGTTGGATTCGCAACTCTcgttcttttctctcctcatcttctcgcaTGGAGGCTTGAAGTACACGTTCAAGGTCACGCTCTGTAGCAAATCTTCTACCCGTTCCCCTGCCCTCCGGTTTCTGCTCAGGCGTTGGGGTACCTGCAGTATCTGAGGGAGCCGAGACCGAAAACTTATCTCTGCTCTTTGTTGCCACAGGGTCATCCGACATGGTATACTCAAGATATTGCATGTAGTTTTCAGTATACTCCTCCTGTGCGCGCCGTTGTTCGGTCGATCTATCGAGGTGAACCTTCTCAAGATACATGGCAACAAAATTATCAATAACAGGGTCCGATTCCAACGTTGCCAAGAACTCCCTATCTTGGTACCAGAGCGGGTGATCACTATATTCGTCGGGAAGACTGTCCACAGGCGGTGTTGACATATATCGTCGGACTGtggcaacagcagcagcagcctggaCTTCCATGTACGCCTCATCTTCGGTTTCGgtctcgtcatcttcgtctgcTACTTGGGATGGAGTGCTTGGAGGCTTGGTCTCTACTTCGACAGGTTTCAACAAGGTGGTGGCTTCGTCAATAGGTGCCAAGGTCTCTTCGGCGGTCGGAAcaacttcagcttctttgtcCTCTTTGGTAGAGCCGTCTATCGTGGTTTCGATCATCGGCTCCGGTTCGTGGTTAGGCTCAGGGGGTGGAAGCCTGGGTTCGTCATCGATGTCCATTTCTTCCGCCTTGGGCTGGCGATCCTCTGGCTCTTGCGGGATAACTTGTTCaaccttttcctccttctcttcttcaactggGGCTGGAATAGGTTGATCGCTACCAGGGCCAGGCTCTTTCACTTGAGTGGTTTCCTCGGTTTCTTTTGACACAAGAGGCTCGTCATGAGAAACAGGGGGCTCTTCGGTTTGTATCTCGGCAGGTTcaatttccatcttttcGACCACAGGTTCAGGACTGGTTGGAATTTCACCCAACATCTCTGACAATCCTTCTCCTTCGTTCAGTATCTGCACCATTGACCCATGCGATAGAGTCATGTAACGCCTAAGTATTTCCACTGGCAAGTCCGGCTTTTGCAGTTTGCTCAATTCAGCTTCAGTCTTGTTGATTTCCATATCGAAATAATCGCCCatatcctcgtcgtcggatTCGGGAGGCTCTTCCGGTTGAGTCTTCTTCGGAGGTAGAGAAAATCGAACGGCGCGGACCTTGAGCGGTTTGTGCTTTCGTTTCACAGGTGCCGCCTCGACAGGGCTTTTCGTTTCTTCGGTCGCTCCATTTTCCTGCGGTTTAGGAAGTGAGTCAAGCTTCGGGGAGGTAGAAGGCTGTCCAACAGAGTGCGCCGGAGATTCAGGAGGCTTTGCATCGTGATCCATCGATTCTGGCGGTTCGTAATCGGCCACGTCATGTGGTGGTGGTTTTTCGAGTTCGCTTCGTGAAGTTATCTCGCCCGGCTCCTCACTATGATGAGCTCGCATTCTATTCTCTACTCCCAAGTAAGGATCTGACTTCTCATCGCTACTACGCGGTCGTCTTGGGTCAGACGTCTCAACTTGTGAGATGCCCCGTTGCAGCGGAGGTTGAGGGGGGATTGGCCGTTGTTGGACGAAGCTTTGCGATCTCATTACCTTGGGCGACTCAGGTGGCTGTTTCTTCAAACTTGGGTTGATCCATTGCTTGCTCGATGGGCGAGGGGGCTTGGGTTGCTGCAGTCTGGGGCCCAGAGGGATAGGAGGGCTGTCGTGCGGTAAGACTTTTGAGGGTCCAGTGGGTGGCTGAGGAGTCTCGGGAGCTCCAGAAGCCTGCCCTGCAGACACCGGACGCTCTCCAAAGGCGCGGGGAGCAGTCGGTGGTGGCTTAGTCGTGACAGCGGCCGGGGTAGCCTGCGCATCACCAGTACTCGGAGCCCGGTTTGGCACAGATCCAAATGCCGGGGCTGATGGTGCTACAGGAGGGGGTGAAACATCTTTGACTTGCGCAGCGGATTCCTGAGCCGCTCGCGCTTCCACTTTGGCACGGAAGAGTTCACGATTTTCCCCTCGATCCCTTTCATCGCGTGGGTCACGAGCTTCTGGGTATCGGTCAGGACGCTCGCGCTCGTCGCGTTCACGTGCCCAGCGGCCTTCCTGAGAGCGACTGCGTTGGTAGCGATCGTTGCGGTCATCATATGGgactcgtcctcgtcctctctCAATAGGCCAGTCACCTCTTCCACGGCCTCGTCCACGGAAGCCTCCACCTCGAGAAAATGGTGGTGCGTTGAAAACAGGCTCAGACGATGAAGAGCCGGCTGATGGAGGGCCACCATCGCGAGAACCACGACGGGACCTGTCTGCGTCTAGCCCCGGGGGGATATCCCGATCACGAAAATCTCGCGTCGGCGATCGTGCTCTTCCAATTGGTGATCTGCGCAGCCTAAAGTCTCTCTGCTCTCGCCAGTCCCGTTCTCGCTCCCGGCTTCTCTCATCTCGATATCGGTCTCGGTCTCGAAAGTCGATGTCTCTGTCCCTTCCTCTATCGCGGCTGTCGTCTCTGCCAGGCcaccctctccctcctctccctcgcccCCGTCCACCTCTAAAGTCGCCGGCAaaccctcctcctctcggCCCGGCGGGAGGATCTATCAGCGCCTTGGGGCCACGAGGAGGTTCTCGGCGCAACGAATCCGCGAATACGTCCCTACCTTGGGAGAATGGCGCCGAATTTGTTCTGGCTTCTGCAGACGAACGGCGCCTATCGCTATCGCTATAGTGTGATGCCCGATCAAAGCGGTCCGGGGAGCGATCTCCTCGAGGAGGAGATCTGGACCGCCGGTCCCCGTCGTATCGATGCCTGAACGCCCTGTAACAGGAAGTAGTGTGAGTAAGATGACCAGTGACAAATGTAGGAGACAATCGCGACTTGTCTCATGGTGCAGTCGATGGCGCCGACCAAGGTTAAACAACGGCTTCTGCTGCGATTCGAGCGCGGTACGTACATGATGAATGGCGGGCCAGTGCCGGATGAGATCCTGCATAAATCCCGCAGGTCCCATCCAGAGGCCGGCGGCGTCGCGAAACCGGCACTGGAGATGCGTAACGAAGTCGGCTTCCGTGGTGTTGATCACGAGAATCTCAATCGCTCACTTCCTCGGCTAACAGGCGTCTCTGCCCCGTTGCAGCGCAGGGGGTGGCTGGGAAAGTTCGATATCAACAGGCAGTAGCCctcaaaaaaacaaaagaaaattcTCGCGACGATGTGGGACTAATGTGCTGCGAACTATCCCAAGGTATCGATGCAAATGGCCGTCAGAGGCTGGAATGatgaaggagctgaagaTCTCGAGGTCCACAGAGAGACTTCAAAATACATCCAGATCGCGTGGCGCTTGAACAGTACAGGCAGTCTTCTTTGCCGCGAGACGCTAGGCGCTAGTCTATTCTGAGCCTTACTGTTACCTGTCCCCCCGGCAGTCAGCGGGGGGCTTGGCGCTGTCGAGATGGAAAATTACTAATATGATACCTGAGGCGGTTAGTGCGTTTGGCTTGACTAGCCCCGTTTTGAGATTAATGGAAactcaaaagaaaaaaagcagaaaaaaatccAATCTTTTGCTAGCGGATCAAGTTACCCGCGAGCTGTGCAAATTGTGAGAAGACATCAAGTACCTACTTCAATTACTCATACTAGATTAAGCAAGCCTGTAAATAAGGAAGCTGTAtttgttcttcatctcattcatCCTCTGTAGGAAgaggctcttcttttccc of the Trichoderma breve strain T069 chromosome 4, whole genome shotgun sequence genome contains:
- a CDS encoding myb-like DNA-binding domain-containing protein, with the translated sequence MGPAGFMQDLIRHWPAIHHVRTALESQQKPLFNLGRRHRLHHETSRDCLLHLSLVILLTLLPVTGRSGIDTTGTGGPDLLLEEIAPRTALIGHHTIAIAIGAVRLQKPEQIRRHSPKALIDPPAGPRGGGFAGDFRGGRGRGRGGRGWPGRDDSRDRGRDRDIDFRDRDRYRDERSRERERDWREQRDFRLRRSPIGRARSPTRDFRDRDIPPGLDADRSRRGSRDGGPPSAGSSSSEPVFNAPPFSRGGGFRGRGRGRGDWPIERGRGRVPYDDRNDRYQRSRSQEGRWARERDERERPDRYPEARDPRDERDRGENRELFRAKVEARAAQESAAQVKDVSPPPVAPSAPAFGSVPNRAPSTGDAQATPAAVTTKPPPTAPRAFGERPVSAGQASGAPETPQPPTGPSKVLPHDSPPIPLGPRLQQPKPPRPSSKQWINPSLKKQPPESPKVMRSQSFVQQRPIPPQPPLQRGISQVETSDPRRPRSSDEKSDPYLGVENRMRAHHSEEPGEITSRSELEKPPPHDVADYEPPESMDHDAKPPESPAHSVGQPSTSPKLDSLPKPQENGATEETKSPVEAAPVKRKHKPLKVRAVRFSLPPKKTQPEEPPESDDEDMGDYFDMEINKTEAELSKLQKPDLPVEILRRYMTLSHGSMVQILNEGEGLSEMLGEIPTSPEPVVEKMEIEPAEIQTEEPPVSHDEPLVSKETEETTQVKEPGPGSDQPIPAPVEEEKEEKVEQVIPQEPEDRQPKAEEMDIDDEPRLPPPEPNHEPEPMIETTIDGSTKEDKEAEVVPTAEETLAPIDEATTLLKPVEVETKPPSTPSQVADEDDETETEDEAYMEVQAAAAVATVRRYMSTPPVDSLPDEYSDHPLWYQDREFLATLESDPVIDNFVAMYLEKVHLDRSTEQRRAQEEYTENYMQYLEYTMSDDPVATKSRDKFSVSAPSDTAGTPTPEQKPEGRGTGRRFATERDLERVLQASMREDEERKERELRIQQEKYRSDKEAVIPDMYWDDLEKQQVQYLDRSGFTPPEKLVSAWHVFQPVNNFTEEEAHLFEKRYLECPKQWGKIAEALPNRDFRACIQYYYLMKGELNLKEKLKKQPKRRKKGGRGKQRSSALVSELGNGEPEGEETPQENGENGERRRPRRAAAPTWNFEQPQTDGESTPAATPGRRGASAASRGDQPEKVDGRKGRRKAKDKDKDKEKEKDKEAKASKPNQTLAAAPGPAAGKGRGRADSRPVAAEYLSGPPPSDPHRLPVQYEQPLQAGIQAPFAVPQPQLIERPKPVAVPGSITEVMAAPSLRPEPPPPPPSSITTFNLTQNIPERKQLSQASSYWSVSEANDFPHLLRAFGTDWSAIAKYMGSKTTVMVKNYYVRQKDSGKPEWEAIAQEADAKRARGEKRPDPPVPTTGGRGRRFEGTASGTSRPIAVAPGVADPHGDLPQPKVEPAPPQPLRQTQHIPSYGVPIAQAPVQAPLAQPNQAPLAVPSHPVPQATQQAISPNAQREREPAQPQRVPLPQKPSASQVPELRDSRPLSVAQPLQPAHSDVLAERERAVQLDRMNMEKRYREQQQREQQHREQQHREQQHREQQQQQQQQQLMREREMEMERERERERERERELRQAEQQSMRMKQESEAPLHRYEPYGGHRQQLSHGGGPREPFSLTRPSSQEPRSVAPQPYPTSVPPQQPMRSLLSDPVAVQSPPLAPPSSRPTQPPPQRISSGPPHEPYARPPEPRKSNIMSLLNDDPPPPKRVAEVTQSHTPGPSSTPPSQDSHYSPYGRTPSSGASAMPSLKPPYSASPASSQHISGHRSMPSDSAVEVDYYGRHAYPQSHPSSQSQYQSQTGYPTAYGGGPQPAHITSPPTQQYATHSSSRSREIPTSSRDNATQAPPPHSQTAWGSQHPSTKPGTPAPAWPAAAPPPQQHMSLRDDRPPSIYGQGTSGLSQQHSLQSRYPQTTRAPEPMSSSAQPYPRYTSTPGPAPPRDPRDPRDPRDPRDPRDVPPSRSYTPSVYDSRGPPPPQPQVHGYPAPDPREMQLRDSRDPRDQRDPRDRDPRDMRDPRDPRDPRDPRDPRDIMNRGSLRPHEYDRHPDRFGR